DNA sequence from the Bacteroidales bacterium genome:
ATGAAATAAAGGAAAATAGCGAAAAGCAATTTTAACATAGATTTTGTCGGCTGGATCATTTTTTCCAAATTCTGGTTTAATCGGTTGATTAACGACAAAACCCTCAAAACAAATGTATCGATTAACTTTTTGGAAAATTGAAGATGATCAAAATTTGCCAACTGTATCCTTCCTGCAGCTTCTTGCCCTTTCTATTCGTCTGACCGGTTCGTCAGGGCGGGCTGCCCGCGTCATTATGGGATGTTCATGAACTTATGCGACTGAAGGGAAATTTTCCATTTTGGATGTTGCTTCACGTAATCGATGATTACAGGAGTCATGTATTTTGAACGGCTCCATTCCGGCTGGAGATAAAGTTTGCAACCGGGGCTAACCTGTGAGGCAAATTTCTCTGCCCAGGCTATATCGCTGTCGTTAAAAATGATCACCTTTAATTCATTGGCCAATTCAACGATATTTCCTATGGGAGCGGTGTTTTTCTTTGGTGAAAGACAAATCCAGTCCCATTCACCGGAAAGCGGATAGGCTCCTGATGTTTCAAGGTAGGTTTTAAAGTTATTGAGTTTAAGCTGTTGACAAAGGAAACCGAGGTTGTAAAGCAAAGGCTCGCCGCCAGTAACCACAACTGCTTTGGAGGGTTGCGCCAGTGCCTGTTGAATGATTTCGGTAGTTTTTGTCAAAGGATGCAGGTCAGGATTCCATGATTCCTTTACGTCGCACCACCGGCAGCCTACATCGCAGCCCCCAACCCTGATGAAAAAGGCTGCTTCACCGGTGTTATATCCCTCCCCCTGAAGCGTGTAGAATGCTTCCATGATGGGAAGAAGTTTTCCCTCAGCAAGCAATCTCTGTTGTTCTGGGTCTTTGATGCCTGGTGTTATCAAAATATGTAACTAAATTTTTAAAACTGTTATCCTTAAATTAGTGTCAACAAGAAAACTCCATTTGTTGAAAATCAAATTTAGGGTTTTTTATTGCTGATACTAATTATCTAACCCCTGGATGTGATTGTTCTTAAAAGCTTTAACGGTATTGATTAAAAGT
Encoded proteins:
- a CDS encoding 7-carboxy-7-deazaguanine synthase QueE produces the protein MEAFYTLQGEGYNTGEAAFFIRVGGCDVGCRWCDVKESWNPDLHPLTKTTEIIQQALAQPSKAVVVTGGEPLLYNLGFLCQQLKLNNFKTYLETSGAYPLSGEWDWICLSPKKNTAPIGNIVELANELKVIIFNDSDIAWAEKFASQVSPGCKLYLQPEWSRSKYMTPVIIDYVKQHPKWKISLQSHKFMNIP